In a single window of the Chondrocystis sp. NIES-4102 genome:
- a CDS encoding 7-cyano-7-deazaguanine reductase, whose product MTTSPQSTSTDTMKYGERAIAEGELITFPNPRLGRKYNINITLPEFTCKCPFSGYPDFATIYITYSPDQTVVELKGLKLYINSYRDRYIPHEEVVNQILDDFVAACDPLEVTVKGDFTPRGNVHTVIEVNHQKTTS is encoded by the coding sequence ATGACTACTTCTCCTCAATCTACTTCCACCGATACCATGAAATATGGGGAAAGAGCGATCGCTGAAGGTGAATTGATTACTTTCCCTAATCCTCGTCTCGGTCGCAAGTACAATATTAATATTACATTGCCAGAATTTACCTGTAAGTGTCCTTTTTCTGGATATCCCGATTTTGCCACCATCTATATAACCTATTCTCCCGATCAAACAGTGGTGGAACTCAAAGGGTTGAAATTATATATTAATAGTTATCGCGATCGCTATATCCCCCATGAAGAAGTGGTAAATCAAATACTAGATGATTTTGTGGCTGCTTGTGATCCCTTAGAAGTTACTGTAAAAGGCGACTTTACCCCCAGAGGTAATGTTCATACGGTTATTGAAGTAAATCATCAGAAAACCACCAGCTAG
- a CDS encoding ABC transporter-related protein, translating to MTLNKTTTSQHPLSRLLRYGRKYRLTIWQAVICSILNKIFDLAPPAIIGAAVDVVVKKEDSIIARFGISDIFTQLLILSLISALIWGLESVFEYAYQRLWRNLAQDVQHDIRLDAYSHVQELELAYFEERSTGALLAILNDDINQLERFLDVGANEIIHVITTAIIIGGAFLITTPDIAWMTILPIPIIIWGSVVFQKWLTPRYAEVRDKVSILNSRLANNLSGITTIKSFTTEKYELERLRQDSQAYRESNHKAIAFSAAFIPLIRIVILACFTAILLYGGMQAASGTIAVGTYSVLVFLTQRLLWPLTRLGQTFDLYQRAMASVSRVMNLLDTPIAIHSGNIALATSAIKGEISLENISFAYSQRQPIIKNLSLHIPAGKTIAIVGATGSGKSTLVKLLLRLYEVESGKITLDDRNIKDIVLWDLRRGIGLVSQDVFLFHGTVRDNISYGSPDASLSQVMAAAKIAEAEQFIQELPDGYDTIVGERGQKLSGGQKQRIAIARAVLKDPPILILDEATSAVDNETEAAIARSLEKITQNRTTIAIAHRLSTIRHSDCIYVMDYGQLVEQGTHEDLLALNGIYANLWRVQTGYRQGKQLIS from the coding sequence ATGACCCTAAATAAAACCACTACTTCCCAACACCCTCTATCTCGATTACTGCGCTATGGTAGAAAGTATCGCCTCACAATTTGGCAAGCTGTAATTTGCTCAATTCTCAATAAGATCTTTGATCTTGCTCCTCCTGCCATTATAGGTGCTGCGGTGGATGTGGTAGTGAAAAAAGAAGATTCAATTATCGCCCGTTTTGGAATTAGTGATATTTTTACTCAACTGCTGATTTTATCCTTAATTTCGGCATTAATTTGGGGTTTAGAATCAGTATTTGAATATGCTTATCAAAGATTGTGGCGTAATTTGGCTCAAGATGTACAGCACGATATACGTTTAGATGCCTATAGTCATGTTCAGGAATTAGAATTAGCTTATTTTGAAGAACGCAGTACAGGGGCTTTACTCGCCATTCTGAATGATGATATTAACCAGTTAGAAAGGTTTTTAGATGTTGGGGCTAATGAAATTATCCATGTAATTACTACAGCTATTATTATCGGGGGGGCGTTTTTAATTACAACTCCTGATATTGCTTGGATGACAATTTTACCCATTCCTATTATTATCTGGGGTTCAGTGGTGTTTCAAAAATGGCTAACTCCTAGATATGCAGAGGTGCGAGACAAGGTAAGTATTTTAAATTCCAGGTTAGCTAATAATCTTAGTGGCATTACCACCATCAAGAGTTTTACTACAGAAAAATATGAACTGGAGCGTTTAAGACAAGATAGCCAAGCCTATAGAGAGAGTAACCATAAAGCGATCGCTTTTTCCGCAGCCTTTATTCCTTTAATTCGTATAGTTATTTTGGCTTGTTTTACCGCTATCCTTCTCTATGGTGGGATGCAAGCTGCATCGGGAACAATAGCCGTGGGTACTTATAGTGTTTTAGTATTTCTAACTCAAAGATTATTATGGCCCCTAACTCGTTTAGGACAAACTTTTGATCTCTATCAAAGAGCAATGGCTTCTGTTTCCCGTGTGATGAATTTATTAGATACTCCAATTGCTATTCATTCTGGCAATATAGCTTTAGCAACCAGTGCTATCAAAGGAGAAATAAGCCTAGAAAATATTAGTTTTGCCTATAGCCAAAGACAACCAATAATCAAAAACCTCTCACTACATATCCCCGCAGGTAAAACAATTGCCATTGTCGGTGCTACAGGTTCGGGTAAAAGTACTTTAGTTAAATTATTGTTGCGTCTATATGAAGTTGAGTCGGGAAAGATTACTTTAGATGATCGCAATATTAAAGATATCGTACTGTGGGATTTACGCCGTGGTATTGGTTTAGTTAGCCAAGATGTATTTCTTTTTCATGGTACAGTGCGAGATAACATTAGCTATGGATCTCCCGATGCCAGTCTTAGCCAAGTAATGGCAGCAGCCAAAATCGCCGAAGCCGAGCAATTTATCCAAGAATTACCAGATGGTTACGATACCATAGTGGGCGAGAGAGGACAAAAACTATCTGGAGGACAAAAACAAAGAATAGCGATCGCTAGAGCCGTTTTAAAAGATCCACCAATTTTAATTTTAGACGAGGCTACTTCCGCAGTTGATAATGAAACTGAAGCAGCAATAGCTCGTTCTTTGGAAAAAATTACCCAAAATCGTACCACTATTGCGATCGCTCACCGTCTTTCTACTATTAGACATTCTGATTGTATTTATGTCATGGATTACGGTCAATTGGTTGAACAGGGAACTCACGAAGATTTACTTGCTTTAAATGGCATATATGCTAATCTCTGGCGTGTTCAAACTGGTTATAGACAAGGGAAACAATTGATTTCTTAA
- a CDS encoding short-chain dehydrogenase/reductase SDR, whose translation MTKSNTLAGQVILITGASSGIGAALAEVLASKYNDLHLILVARNQALLEEVAVKCRNDSTDVLIIPTDLAKREEVESLASKAIAHYGRIDILVNNAGYGQMGPVELIPPQEVQKQLAVNFHAPLVLAQAFIPIMRSQGRGKIINISSLGGRIPFPTAGMYSCSKFALEALSDVMRMELKAFNIKVCVIEPGPVITEFFAVAREKVASNIPNYEQTPYAPVFKNIESIDSQLNLLGWSAEKTAKKIAKIMALNNPKARYILATGGNTLVFIMNKILPIWARDEFWRRLYGLHKIKWSVPAQKI comes from the coding sequence ATGACTAAATCAAACACTTTAGCAGGACAAGTAATACTAATAACAGGTGCATCATCTGGTATTGGTGCTGCATTAGCTGAGGTTTTAGCTAGTAAATATAATGATTTACATTTAATACTAGTAGCGCGTAACCAAGCATTATTAGAAGAAGTAGCAGTTAAATGTCGTAACGATAGTACTGATGTTTTAATAATTCCGACAGATTTAGCCAAAAGAGAAGAAGTAGAATCTTTAGCCTCTAAAGCGATCGCTCATTACGGAAGAATTGATATATTAGTTAACAATGCAGGTTATGGACAGATGGGCCCTGTAGAATTAATTCCGCCTCAAGAAGTACAAAAACAATTAGCGGTAAACTTTCACGCCCCGTTAGTTTTAGCCCAAGCCTTCATTCCCATAATGCGATCGCAGGGTAGGGGAAAAATTATTAATATAAGTTCTTTAGGTGGTAGAATTCCATTTCCCACCGCAGGGATGTATAGCTGTTCTAAATTTGCCTTAGAAGCCCTAAGCGATGTTATGCGCATGGAATTAAAAGCATTTAATATTAAAGTATGCGTTATTGAACCAGGGCCAGTAATTACAGAGTTTTTTGCAGTTGCTAGAGAAAAAGTAGCAAGTAATATTCCCAATTATGAGCAAACCCCCTATGCACCTGTATTTAAAAATATAGAATCTATAGATTCCCAACTAAACTTATTAGGATGGAGTGCAGAAAAAACAGCTAAGAAAATTGCTAAAATTATGGCTTTGAATAATCCCAAAGCGCGCTATATTCTAGCAACAGGAGGCAATACATTAGTATTTATCATGAACAAAATCTTACCTATATGGGCAAGAGATGAGTTTTGGCGACGTTTATATGGGCTACATAAAATTAAATGGTCAGTCCCAGCCCAGAAAATATAG
- a CDS encoding putative CAB/ELIP/HLIP family protein: MKSKEIQPSVTPKLEEPKFGFNSYAERLNARAAMIGFSAILIIEYFTGKGLLSWLGLQ; the protein is encoded by the coding sequence ATGAAAAGCAAAGAAATTCAACCCAGTGTAACCCCAAAGTTAGAAGAGCCAAAGTTCGGTTTCAATTCCTACGCAGAGCGTTTAAATGCCCGTGCAGCCATGATTGGTTTTAGTGCAATTCTAATTATTGAATACTTTACAGGCAAAGGGTTGTTATCTTGGCTCGGCTTGCAATAA
- a CDS encoding putative monooxygenase, FAD-binding protein translates to MAQVVIVGAGPVGATLALILIQRGITVKLIEASRDFKRLFRGEGLMPSGLDALDQMNLLKLLPDLPHQTIDAWEVLLSGRSLFRVEEPIEGKVRCTTVSQPHLLTAIIEQAQQYPQFEFIQGQPVQDLIYSGDRVCGVKLGSGQIINADLVIGGDGRNSTLRNKANLTLTKLQNPIDILWFKLDSGSLKSENTFYSIVQGREAFGLFRASDGQLHIGWGLHKDDDYDWKEVDWVAKLAATSPPWLAEHIRRHQESLTKPLLLSVMVGRCDRWFIPGLLLLGDAVHPMSPIRAQGINMAFRDAIVAANYLVPLLNQTVVDTDKIDSVLPQIQQAREPEIVHIQQLQAEEIAQAEKLRHSAFLRWGAKTFTPIIRPGIRASWLRRQKQLRQGVTEVRLSV, encoded by the coding sequence ATGGCACAAGTGGTAATTGTGGGGGCAGGACCCGTTGGGGCGACATTGGCATTAATCTTGATCCAACGCGGTATTACTGTCAAACTAATTGAAGCATCACGGGATTTTAAACGCTTGTTTCGGGGTGAAGGCTTGATGCCCTCTGGCTTAGATGCCCTAGATCAAATGAACCTGCTCAAGTTATTACCAGATCTCCCTCATCAAACCATCGATGCCTGGGAAGTATTATTATCAGGTCGTAGTTTATTTCGGGTAGAAGAACCGATTGAGGGTAAAGTACGTTGTACTACAGTATCCCAGCCCCATTTACTCACAGCCATTATCGAACAAGCCCAACAATATCCACAATTTGAATTTATTCAAGGACAACCAGTACAAGATCTGATATATTCTGGCGATCGCGTTTGTGGGGTAAAATTGGGATCTGGTCAAATAATTAATGCAGACTTAGTAATTGGTGGCGATGGTCGTAATTCGACTCTTAGAAATAAAGCAAATCTAACTTTAACTAAATTACAAAATCCGATTGATATTCTTTGGTTTAAGCTAGATTCAGGTTCACTTAAATCTGAAAACACCTTCTATTCAATTGTGCAAGGACGCGAAGCATTTGGGCTATTTCGGGCTTCCGACGGACAATTACATATTGGCTGGGGGTTACATAAAGATGACGATTACGATTGGAAAGAGGTAGACTGGGTAGCAAAATTAGCTGCAACCTCGCCCCCTTGGCTAGCAGAACATATACGCAGACATCAAGAAAGTTTAACCAAACCCCTGTTGCTATCGGTTATGGTGGGACGTTGCGATCGCTGGTTTATTCCTGGGTTGCTGTTATTAGGTGATGCAGTTCATCCCATGTCGCCAATTCGCGCCCAAGGTATTAATATGGCTTTTAGAGATGCGATCGTTGCTGCTAATTATTTAGTTCCATTATTAAATCAAACTGTAGTTGATACTGATAAAATTGATAGTGTATTGCCTCAAATTCAACAGGCGAGAGAACCAGAAATTGTTCATATTCAACAGTTGCAAGCCGAAGAGATAGCCCAAGCGGAGAAGTTACGCCACAGTGCTTTTTTGCGTTGGGGGGCTAAAACTTTTACGCCGATAATTCGCCCAGGTATCCGCGCTTCTTGGTTGAGGAGACAGAAGCAATTGCGTCAAGGGGTAACGGAGGTTCGTTTGTCTGTTTAG
- a CDS encoding photosystem II S4 domain protein, whose translation MLPREELLKGVENKDEIVRIIDLAEVAIKNWEVVTSNFFSPPVVAEVQSICRNLTEIQVLPWGGYPQAERQRLGLARPDISLDESEIELAALDIAGNFLFDPATHRDFLGAILGTGIVRDKVGDIIVLGERGAQVIVVPEMVDFLTSSLTQVRSVAVKTQRIDFSEIKVQPPNKKEITTVEASLRLDAIASAGFGISRNKMASAIYSNDVRVNWKEITQASYNVKAGDLIAVRGKGRLEVGEVSVTKKQRYRVNLVRYK comes from the coding sequence ATGCTGCCGAGAGAAGAATTATTAAAAGGTGTAGAAAATAAAGACGAAATCGTTCGTATTATAGATTTGGCTGAAGTTGCTATTAAAAATTGGGAAGTAGTTACGAGTAATTTTTTCTCCCCACCTGTGGTAGCAGAAGTACAATCAATTTGCCGAAATTTGACAGAAATTCAAGTTTTACCCTGGGGCGGTTATCCCCAAGCAGAAAGACAAAGATTAGGTTTAGCTCGTCCTGACATATCATTAGATGAGTCGGAGATAGAATTGGCTGCTTTGGATATTGCAGGTAATTTTCTTTTCGATCCTGCTACCCATCGGGATTTTTTAGGGGCGATTTTAGGAACAGGTATAGTCAGAGATAAAGTAGGCGATATCATTGTTTTGGGAGAAAGAGGGGCGCAGGTAATTGTAGTTCCTGAAATGGTAGATTTTTTAACTAGTTCTCTTACCCAAGTGCGATCTGTAGCTGTTAAAACCCAGAGGATCGATTTTAGCGAAATTAAAGTTCAGCCTCCCAATAAGAAGGAAATCACTACCGTCGAAGCTTCCTTAAGGTTAGATGCGATCGCTTCTGCTGGTTTTGGTATATCTCGTAATAAAATGGCAAGTGCGATTTATAGTAATGATGTACGAGTAAATTGGAAAGAGATAACTCAGGCAAGTTACAATGTCAAAGCTGGTGATTTGATTGCTGTTCGAGGTAAGGGTAGATTAGAAGTTGGCGAAGTCTCCGTTACTAAAAAGCAACGCTATCGAGTTAATCTAGTACGCTATAAATAA
- a CDS encoding DNA modification methyltransferase related protein — MVATPQSLKEFVDYRLQYISGRERSQAQVFLDRFFQAFGHQGALQAGAEYEVAIKKGSSKGKTGFADLVWKPRVLIEMKKQGEDLGKHYRQAFNYWTRIVPNRPRYAILCNFDEFWIYDFDNQVDEPVDMIPLQQLPVRSSAFGFMELEEKRSIFENNQIEVTKETARKMGELCEILKQRGEKKGFSVLAAQRLVLQCVLAMFAEDRGLLPPDIFISCIHDCLGGKSSYDVLGGLFSQMNCPGITQHGKYKGVDYFNGGLFATVHPIELTKEELNYLDAAARENWKQVRPAIFGNIFEGTANTKERHAYGMHFTSEADIMKIVKPTISNFWEAKIEAASNISELNSLQLELQNYKVLDPACGSGNFLYLAYQELKEIEKLLLDKISFQRQSDRRRKEAGQQQIQIGLVTPLQFYGMDINPFAVELAKVTLTIAKKVAIDKLNLTEKELPLDTLDNNIVCRDALFSDWIKADAIIGNPPFLGGKRLRQELGDEYTEKVYKQFPDVKDSVDYCSYWFRLAQDNINATGRVGLVGTNSISQGKSRKATLDYITNQGGRIHEAISTQPWSGEANVHVSIANWSFEQPKQYFLDDQEVNFINSSLQPHINVSSAKTLQANLNKCFQGVSPVGKDFIVTEEQVKEWIAKDSKNKEVLKLFSMGSNLAQNVNGKPDRWIIDFNDMSLEDASDYQLPFEHIKTYVKPERDKNRRKARQLNWWKYGENAPKMREAIKPLSYYFTVPRVSKWAIFIPAPLDWLPGDSNVVVASEDYYILGILTSNIHRTWMNAQKSTLKADIAYTHKTCFETFPFPQTVNKKIVEQIRNKTIELHEYRTQQMQRKQWGITQLYNAYFHEPASKLYQLHQQLDKLVMLSYNFKTSDDILTKLLELNLELAEKEKQGKTIIGAQSPN, encoded by the coding sequence ATGGTAGCTACACCCCAAAGTTTGAAAGAATTTGTTGATTATCGTTTGCAATATATTTCAGGTAGAGAACGAAGTCAAGCGCAGGTGTTTTTAGATCGGTTTTTTCAGGCTTTTGGGCATCAAGGGGCGTTACAGGCTGGTGCGGAATATGAAGTGGCTATTAAGAAAGGTAGTAGTAAGGGTAAAACAGGTTTTGCTGATTTGGTTTGGAAACCCCGTGTTTTGATTGAAATGAAGAAGCAAGGGGAAGATTTGGGTAAGCATTACCGACAGGCTTTTAATTACTGGACAAGAATCGTTCCTAATCGTCCACGCTACGCTATTCTTTGTAATTTTGATGAGTTTTGGATCTATGACTTTGATAATCAAGTTGATGAACCCGTTGATATGATTCCGCTTCAGCAATTGCCAGTTAGATCCTCGGCTTTTGGGTTTATGGAGTTGGAGGAAAAACGTTCGATCTTTGAGAATAATCAGATTGAAGTTACTAAGGAAACTGCCCGTAAAATGGGGGAATTATGCGAAATTTTGAAACAACGGGGGGAAAAAAAAGGTTTTAGCGTTTTAGCTGCTCAAAGGTTGGTTTTGCAATGTGTATTGGCGATGTTTGCTGAAGATCGGGGATTATTACCACCTGATATATTTATTAGTTGTATTCATGACTGTCTTGGTGGGAAAAGTTCCTATGATGTTTTGGGTGGGTTGTTTAGCCAGATGAATTGTCCTGGTATTACTCAGCACGGTAAGTATAAGGGAGTAGATTATTTTAATGGTGGTTTGTTTGCTACTGTTCATCCTATTGAATTAACCAAGGAAGAATTAAATTATCTTGATGCAGCAGCGCGGGAAAATTGGAAACAAGTTCGCCCTGCGATTTTTGGTAATATTTTTGAAGGGACGGCAAATACAAAAGAACGTCATGCTTACGGGATGCACTTTACTTCTGAAGCGGACATTATGAAAATTGTTAAGCCGACTATTAGTAATTTCTGGGAAGCAAAAATTGAAGCTGCGAGTAATATTTCGGAATTGAATTCTTTACAGTTGGAATTACAAAATTATAAGGTTTTAGATCCTGCTTGTGGGTCGGGAAATTTCTTATATTTAGCGTATCAAGAGTTAAAAGAAATTGAAAAATTGTTATTAGATAAAATATCTTTTCAGCGTCAATCGGATCGTCGGAGAAAGGAAGCAGGACAACAACAGATTCAAATAGGTTTAGTTACTCCTTTACAGTTTTATGGCATGGATATAAATCCTTTTGCTGTGGAATTGGCGAAGGTAACTTTAACTATTGCAAAAAAAGTCGCGATCGATAAATTAAATCTGACTGAAAAGGAATTACCCCTCGATACTTTGGATAATAATATTGTGTGTCGCGATGCTTTATTTAGTGACTGGATAAAAGCAGATGCGATTATTGGTAATCCTCCATTTTTAGGTGGGAAAAGACTAAGACAAGAATTAGGAGACGAATATACAGAAAAAGTATATAAACAATTTCCCGATGTTAAAGATTCCGTTGATTACTGTAGCTATTGGTTTCGGTTGGCACAGGATAATATTAACGCAACAGGACGAGTTGGTTTAGTTGGTACAAATTCGATTAGCCAAGGAAAAAGCCGTAAAGCAACTTTAGATTATATAACTAATCAAGGTGGACGCATTCATGAAGCAATTTCAACTCAACCTTGGTCTGGGGAAGCTAATGTTCATGTCAGTATTGCCAACTGGAGTTTTGAACAACCTAAGCAATATTTTTTGGATGATCAAGAAGTGAATTTTATTAATTCCTCACTACAACCGCATATTAATGTTTCTAGTGCAAAAACTTTACAAGCTAATCTTAATAAATGTTTTCAAGGTGTAAGCCCTGTTGGGAAGGATTTTATTGTTACAGAAGAACAAGTTAAAGAATGGATTGCTAAAGATAGTAAAAACAAAGAAGTTTTAAAGTTATTTTCAATGGGTTCTAATTTAGCTCAAAACGTTAATGGAAAACCTGATCGCTGGATAATTGATTTTAATGATATGTCTTTGGAAGATGCTAGTGATTATCAGTTGCCTTTTGAACATATTAAAACCTATGTTAAACCTGAGAGGGATAAAAACAGAAGAAAAGCAAGACAATTAAATTGGTGGAAATATGGCGAAAATGCTCCAAAAATGAGAGAAGCAATTAAACCTTTATCTTATTACTTTACTGTACCAAGAGTTTCTAAATGGGCTATTTTTATTCCTGCGCCTCTTGACTGGCTACCTGGAGATTCAAATGTTGTTGTCGCTTCAGAAGATTATTATATTTTAGGAATACTCACATCTAATATTCATCGTACGTGGATGAATGCACAAAAATCTACTTTGAAAGCAGATATCGCCTATACCCATAAAACCTGTTTTGAAACCTTTCCTTTTCCGCAAACAGTAAATAAAAAAATAGTAGAACAAATCCGTAATAAAACTATCGAACTCCACGAATATCGAACCCAACAAATGCAAAGAAAACAATGGGGAATTACACAACTATATAACGCCTACTTTCATGAACCAGCAAGCAAACTTTATCAACTACATCAACAATTAGATAAATTAGTTATGCTCTCTTATAACTTTAAAACAAGTGATGATATATTAACCAAACTATTAGAGTTAAATTTAGAATTAGCAGAGAAAGAAAAACAAGGTAAAACTATTATTGGCGCACAATCGCCCAATTAA
- a CDS encoding putative transcription regulator with HTH domain protein: MLNTTATNGKMTPTINLQKYFRLLDELQLIPKIIENEAEYEQYLAISENLIAKKDDRTTEETALFRLLVKLIEDYEEQTFALKQWQNIPPHFILQHLLESSGTKQSDLVGIVSPSKGLISSIVNGKRAISKQQAKKLGVFFKVSPSLFI, from the coding sequence ATGCTCAATACAACCGCGACAAATGGAAAAATGACCCCTACTATTAATCTACAAAAATATTTTAGATTGTTAGACGAGTTACAACTTATTCCTAAAATAATTGAAAACGAAGCTGAATATGAACAGTATTTAGCTATTAGTGAAAACTTAATTGCCAAGAAAGATGATCGTACTACCGAAGAAACAGCTTTATTTCGCTTATTAGTTAAATTAATTGAAGATTATGAAGAACAAACCTTTGCTTTAAAACAATGGCAAAATATTCCACCACATTTTATTCTTCAGCATTTATTAGAATCTAGTGGCACAAAACAATCTGATTTAGTAGGTATAGTTAGCCCATCAAAAGGTTTAATTTCATCTATAGTCAATGGCAAAAGAGCCATTAGTAAGCAACAGGCTAAAAAATTGGGAGTTTTTTTTAAAGTCTCCCCTAGCTTATTTATCTAA
- a CDS encoding HI0933 family protein — MNVIVIGGGAAGFFGAIALAEANPQLQVTLLEVARQPLAKVRVSGGGRCNVTHHCFDPARLIESYPRGGKALRGAFTRFQALDTVKWYEKRGVRLKTEADGRMFPITDSSETIIDCLTLAARQAGVKLLTGVGVKEVRQVDQDNHRQFQIQLKNGSLFQCDRLLIATGSNPLGYRWAKNLGHTIESPVPSLFTFEIKDPRLQGLAGVSVNQALVRLGTGKNKLEQTGALLITHWGLSGPAILKLSAWGARFLHDLDYHASLQINWLPQYNHESLSQELLANKETNPKKKIVNYCPLELPKRLWQSLIAYVGINPVKVWSEINKKELNKLVTEIIQGQYEITGKGVFKEEFVTCGGINLKEINFKTMESKKCPGLYFAGEILDIDGVTGGFNFQSAWTTAWIAGNAIALDLKANYLSPSI, encoded by the coding sequence TTGAACGTAATTGTAATTGGTGGTGGTGCTGCGGGTTTTTTTGGTGCGATCGCACTGGCAGAAGCAAATCCGCAACTGCAAGTAACTCTATTAGAAGTAGCCCGTCAACCCTTGGCAAAAGTCCGTGTTTCTGGCGGTGGTAGATGTAATGTTACCCATCACTGTTTTGATCCTGCGCGTTTAATAGAAAGTTATCCTAGGGGTGGCAAAGCGTTAAGGGGAGCATTTACCCGTTTTCAGGCTTTAGATACAGTAAAGTGGTATGAAAAGCGAGGAGTACGGCTTAAAACTGAAGCAGACGGCAGAATGTTCCCGATTACTGATAGTTCAGAAACAATTATTGATTGCCTAACTTTAGCAGCCAGACAAGCAGGGGTAAAGCTACTGACAGGGGTGGGTGTAAAAGAGGTAAGACAGGTTGATCAGGATAATCATAGACAGTTTCAAATACAATTAAAAAATGGTAGTCTATTCCAGTGCGATCGCTTGCTCATTGCCACAGGTAGTAATCCTTTGGGGTATCGTTGGGCAAAAAATTTAGGGCATACAATTGAGTCACCTGTCCCCTCTTTATTTACTTTTGAGATTAAAGATCCTCGTTTGCAAGGTTTGGCAGGAGTAAGTGTAAATCAGGCTTTAGTGCGTTTAGGTACAGGTAAAAATAAATTAGAGCAAACGGGGGCATTATTAATTACTCATTGGGGACTTAGTGGCCCTGCTATTCTTAAATTGTCAGCTTGGGGAGCAAGATTTTTACACGACCTTGATTATCATGCTAGTTTACAGATTAATTGGCTACCTCAATACAATCATGAAAGTTTAAGCCAAGAATTGCTAGCTAATAAAGAAACTAATCCTAAAAAGAAAATTGTTAATTATTGTCCTTTAGAATTACCCAAACGTTTATGGCAAAGTTTGATAGCCTATGTGGGTATTAACCCTGTTAAAGTCTGGTCAGAGATTAATAAGAAAGAACTAAATAAATTAGTCACAGAGATTATTCAAGGGCAATATGAAATTACAGGCAAAGGAGTATTTAAAGAGGAATTTGTTACCTGTGGTGGGATAAATCTCAAAGAAATAAATTTTAAGACTATGGAGAGTAAAAAATGTCCTGGTCTTTATTTTGCAGGGGAAATACTTGATATAGATGGGGTAACAGGGGGGTTTAATTTCCAGAGTGCTTGGACAACTGCTTGGATAGCGGGTAATGCGATCGCTCTTGATTTAAAAGCAAATTATCTGTCACCATCAATATAA
- a CDS encoding phosphoribosylglycinamide formyltransferase, whose product MSAADSQTSPQDHNRALVSPNIAKLPKSEVKSTPIQLGIMASGSGTNFEAIAKAIARGDLLGEIKVVIYNNPDAKVKERAEKYQIPTVLIDHRQYKQRTSLDQEIVKVLQAYGVEWVVMAGWMRIVTEVLLEGYSDRIINIHPSLLPSFKGIRAIEQALAAKVKITGCTVHLVSLEVDSGAIIMQAAVPILADDTLETLHARIQLQEHYILPQAIALAASNQSS is encoded by the coding sequence ATGAGCGCAGCAGATAGCCAAACTAGCCCCCAAGATCACAATAGAGCTTTAGTATCGCCTAATATAGCCAAGTTGCCTAAATCTGAAGTTAAATCTACACCCATTCAGTTAGGAATTATGGCTTCTGGGAGTGGGACAAATTTTGAAGCTATAGCTAAAGCGATCGCCAGGGGTGATCTGCTAGGGGAAATTAAAGTAGTAATTTATAATAATCCCGATGCTAAGGTAAAAGAACGTGCCGAAAAATATCAAATACCTACAGTTTTAATTGATCATCGGCAATATAAACAACGTACAAGTTTAGATCAAGAAATTGTCAAAGTCTTACAAGCCTATGGTGTAGAGTGGGTAGTAATGGCTGGTTGGATGCGCATCGTCACTGAGGTTTTATTAGAAGGATATAGCGATCGCATTATTAATATTCATCCCAGTTTATTACCCAGTTTTAAAGGTATTCGAGCTATCGAACAAGCCCTAGCAGCTAAAGTAAAAATTACAGGTTGTACAGTACATTTAGTTAGTTTAGAAGTCGATAGTGGTGCAATTATCATGCAGGCTGCTGTACCAATTTTAGCCGATGACACCTTAGAAACACTGCACGCTAGAATCCAACTGCAAGAACATTATATCTTACCCCAGGCGATCGCTTTGGCTGCTTCTAATCAATCTTCGTAA